The following proteins come from a genomic window of Polaribacter dokdonensis:
- a CDS encoding mannosyltransferase: MSVFTKYKDIVLIFVSALLYFYIAYALDRTNFFVLSSIWFGLFACFYFLVKKPRLSFNNLVGIAFIFRLIFLFATPNLSQDFYRFIWDGRMILEGLNPYLSLPETFIQNINYPIAEARELYAGMGELNGSHYTNYPPLNQLCFLIAAFFASKSIFGSVLVLRVLIILAELGIFYFGKKLLQALHLPKHNIFWYTLNPFIIIELTGNLHFESVMLFFFIWGLYLLQKQKWIWAAILIGCSISVKLLPFFFLPLFFKVFVHKKSHLSLAKQWLQLIGFNLIILGTVVVLFLPFLSSTLLANYANSVGLWFGKFEFNASFYYLFREIGYTFRGYNEIGIITKITPILTILYLICLTFFRKNNQQVILFASMLFGLCFYYFTSTTIHPWYLATPLLLSVFTRYKFPVFWTLVIILSYQAYANTPWQENLWFVAAEYLLLFTFMIIEFKSHKRKDDIISA, encoded by the coding sequence ATGTCTGTATTCACCAAATACAAAGACATAGTACTTATTTTTGTTAGTGCCTTACTCTATTTTTATATTGCATACGCTTTAGACAGAACCAACTTTTTTGTATTATCTTCTATATGGTTTGGGTTGTTTGCTTGCTTTTATTTTTTAGTAAAAAAACCAAGATTATCTTTTAATAATTTGGTGGGTATTGCCTTTATTTTTAGGTTGATATTTCTCTTTGCTACTCCTAATTTATCGCAAGATTTTTATCGATTTATTTGGGACGGACGAATGATTTTAGAAGGCTTAAATCCATATTTATCATTACCAGAAACTTTTATACAGAATATTAATTATCCTATTGCAGAAGCTAGAGAGCTGTATGCAGGTATGGGTGAATTAAATGGAAGTCATTATACCAATTACCCTCCTTTAAATCAGTTATGTTTTTTAATTGCTGCATTCTTTGCCAGTAAAAGCATTTTTGGTTCAGTATTGGTTTTACGTGTACTCATTATACTTGCAGAATTGGGCATTTTCTATTTTGGAAAAAAACTATTGCAGGCATTACACTTGCCAAAACATAATATATTTTGGTACACACTGAATCCGTTTATAATTATAGAGCTTACAGGAAATTTACATTTTGAATCTGTAATGCTTTTCTTTTTTATCTGGGGATTGTATCTTTTACAAAAGCAAAAATGGATTTGGGCTGCTATTTTAATAGGTTGCTCAATTTCTGTAAAGCTATTGCCATTCTTCTTTTTGCCATTATTCTTTAAAGTATTTGTACATAAAAAATCGCACTTAAGTTTGGCAAAACAATGGCTGCAACTTATTGGATTTAACCTTATAATTTTAGGTACTGTTGTGGTTTTATTTTTACCTTTTTTATCGAGCACTTTACTTGCTAATTATGCCAATTCTGTTGGTTTATGGTTTGGAAAATTTGAGTTTAATGCCAGTTTTTACTATCTGTTTAGAGAAATAGGATACACTTTTAGAGGCTATAATGAAATAGGAATCATTACCAAAATAACACCTATTTTAACCATACTTTATCTCATTTGCCTAACCTTTTTTAGAAAAAACAATCAACAGGTTATCTTATTTGCAAGCATGCTTTTTGGTTTGTGCTTTTACTATTTTACCTCTACAACTATTCATCCTTGGTATTTGGCAACACCTTTATTACTTTCTGTATTCACCAGATATAAATTTCCGGTTTTCTGGACACTCGTCATTATTTTAAGTTATCAAGCCTATGCAAATACGCCTTGGCAAGAGAATTTGTGGTTTGTAGCTGCAGAGTATTTGTTGCTTTTTACATTCATGATCATCGAATTTAAATCTCATAAGAGAAAAGACGATATAATTTCTGCATAA
- a CDS encoding LacI family DNA-binding transcriptional regulator: MKKLTIKDIAKEFKVSISTVSKALNDSYEISQSTKEKIQKYAKEQNYKPNFNALSLKNRSTKTIGVILPTMLNYFFAQVFKGIEKTALEKGYKVITCISNQSYDKEVEIIEMLSNGSIDGFLLSMAKETELSNKFDHFQESIENGTPIVMFDRVAQSISCDKVTTDDLEGATKTVEYLYKKGHKNIAFVSTMSDLHIGKQRLEGYQEGLKNVGLAYDESLVLNIVERDYKKYKNIVRPFIKANKIDAVITTGESVAVSVMKAVKKNDQKIPKDVAVIAFSNGILSRHSSPKMTTISQHGEKMGSAATEILIDKLENKTKEITTKVIQTDLVIRDSTRK; the protein is encoded by the coding sequence ATGAAAAAGCTAACCATAAAAGATATTGCCAAAGAATTTAAAGTTTCTATTTCTACAGTATCAAAAGCTTTGAATGATAGTTACGAAATTAGCCAAAGCACCAAAGAAAAAATTCAGAAATACGCCAAAGAGCAAAATTACAAACCCAACTTTAACGCATTAAGTTTAAAAAATAGAAGTACAAAAACGATAGGTGTAATTTTACCTACAATGTTAAATTACTTTTTTGCTCAAGTTTTTAAAGGAATAGAAAAAACGGCGTTAGAGAAAGGATATAAAGTAATTACATGTATCTCAAACCAATCTTATGATAAAGAAGTAGAAATTATAGAAATGCTTTCTAATGGAAGTATAGATGGCTTTTTACTTTCTATGGCTAAAGAAACTGAGCTTAGTAATAAATTTGATCACTTTCAAGAATCTATTGAAAACGGAACTCCAATTGTTATGTTTGACAGAGTTGCGCAATCGATTTCTTGTGATAAAGTAACTACAGATGATTTAGAAGGTGCTACCAAAACTGTTGAGTATTTATACAAAAAGGGCCACAAAAACATCGCATTTGTTTCTACCATGAGTGATTTACATATTGGTAAACAACGTTTAGAAGGTTACCAAGAAGGCTTAAAAAATGTTGGACTTGCTTACGATGAAAGCTTAGTGCTTAACATTGTTGAAAGAGATTATAAAAAATATAAAAACATTGTTCGTCCGTTTATAAAAGCAAACAAAATAGATGCTGTAATTACTACAGGAGAATCTGTTGCTGTTTCAGTAATGAAAGCCGTTAAAAAGAACGATCAAAAAATACCAAAAGACGTTGCTGTTATTGCTTTTTCTAACGGAATTTTATCTAGACACTCTAGCCCTAAAATGACAACTATTAGTCAGCATGGAGAAAAAATGGGTTCTGCAGCTACCGAAATTTTAATTGAT